tcaagaaagacaaattATACAGAACATTTTTGGGGCTTAAACAAAAATAGTCATAAATAAAGATGAGTTAAAAAAGGGAGTGGCAGAAATAGGTGGGAACATGATTGGTTAAAAGTGAGGTCTGTgatagaagagaaagaaagggttTTGGCTACTGAAATTTGTTTGGATTATAAATCTGTAGAACTTTTCGTGTTGTTTAGCTTTGGTGTCTTATTTGGCAATTGATAAAAATGTAGTGTTATTTCTTGATGTTGATCTATGAGATCACTGGTAGGTTCTTCCAGCTGCAGTATAAGCATTCTTAGGTAAGTGGAATAAATAAAGACACCAACTTTATCCCACAAGCTAGAAAAATAGATAACATTCTAAGTCATGAAATTTATAGCTATATTTCCCTAGAGACTGTTCTGAGTTTTTTCTATATACTTAGATATCTTAGTTTTTTGGTTGCTCTCAAGGGAAAAAGATTTGGAAATTGCATGCTGTTAtaggtatatatttttatgttgtaCTCTCTATGTAGAGGGGGGCGCGTTGTGGCTAGGAATAAGaagttatttccttttacacctgatttcaaaaatattttgatccTTTTGAGCTTGTCGTGGCGGATCAGAAAGACCTTGTCATGGAAATGGCCGCTGTGATGGTGATGGTACCCGAGGTGGAGATGGCACATGTAGCTGCAACAGGGAATACACAGGAGAATTTTGTATGGACTGTTCTAATGGTTACTACAGTAGTTTGAGAAATGACACGCATTCAGTTTGTACAGGTAACAAAATCTTTGGCAACTGCTAAGATCTTTGTCTTCcatcttctctttattttttggcaAACAAGGTAGAAACAGTTTAAGCAGGTAAGTGTAATAACCTAAAGTAGTTATGGGAAAATAGTCTTTGATTACTCAGCTTTAATCATGGAGGACTTGTCAGTCATGTTTATGGAATTCTGAGAATTCTGTAAGTCACTTACCTAGACTAATTTTGATTTTTCCCCGTGTGCtattccttcctctctttcctttttttttttttctccttaagaaGCAGAATTCATTTCTGTTGTGAGAAAAGAGAGAGCCAAGGACCAATttggtgctttttctttaatccCTAAAGGTATTGGACAAAAATCTTGGACAGAAGTGGCTGTTatctcactccaatttataggagggagaagaggttgTTTGGTATATGTATACCCGGTGTGACATTAGGAAACAACAAGTGTTGATCCTACCCATTTATTACAAAgcttaatcagggagatggggaagggaaggacggatgatttagggtgatgggaaagggaaggcaggagatagaaaagatagaaaaaggcaagaattgcgtaaagcagggatagtcaccaccaggatccagcagTGGTCCCATTGCAAGGTGTTTAAATGGTCCGAGGCAAAAGTGCagggagggagagcagcagcagcgtggcCAGCCTTGGGCAAGTGGGTagcaggaaggagctgcagggtAAGTCCAGGAGCAGGTAGCAGGTCCAGGAGAGTCCATTAGTGAGCTGGACTTCCATAGTAAGGGATCTAATGGCAGACACCTTCTTCACAatgcagacatcttcagtgtgcAGGTCTCAGTtcgtgaggaatctgatgtccGAAAACCTCCCCTGTCCTTCTCtatctgtgtccctcagacaaaggatttctcaacccttgaccaggacttgcttggacttgttcatctgtgtccttcagcaagctttgagtcaatggtataaaagaataatctcttacagCTGTGTTGTGAACTATTTTAATGGCTGGTTTCACCTCATGTCTCAAATACACATAGCTGGAGTAAACAGGCATGGAAACAGCACATCAGTATTATAGATTATGTTGATTtcaattaaatacattttagcTCAATTATGAAACAGTCCATCAGGCTGTACATATCATATGTTACctattttcagctatttttatgttttcaatAAGATTCTGTAGCAACTAAATCCTGATggtgagatttatttttttatattatttcttcATCTAGTAATTCTTCCATTTACATTGTTTTATATTATGACATAACATGCAGTCAGTCAGCCAGATTTATGGTgtgtttcattgttttctgaagagtAGTATTGCTTCACGCATTGGCTTAATAGGCAGCTGCAAATGAAATTATTTGAGGACTCAGTATGAATGGGTGCTGGCTTGTTCTTGATCTTCCCAgatatttcagaaactgaacGTACTTTTTGTCAGTATAACTGCTTGACACTCCATTTTAAATGATGAAGGAATCTGTAGTAGCCAGGTTTGGCTTCCTGTACTTTTGGTAGGACAGAGCTGTCCTTTTGTGAATTATAACTCTACAAAGTCAAGTTTTAATCTTGTGAATCCAAGGCTCAGACTACTAAAACAGGATGGTTTCTAGTAAATCCTAAATAAGATTTTCTTTGAGAATGCGTAAGCATTAACTCATATTGGAATCTCTCAACATAGCTCACATTGTGGTTTTCTGTCACCTCAGCCTGTCACACTGCTTGTAAAACTTGTACTGGTTCAAGTAACAAGGATTGCCAAGACTGTAAAGAAGGCTGGAtcaaaaatgaagaagcagCTTGTGTGGGTGAGTAATGCTTACTACACTTAGAGTAGGTTTTGCAGCAACACTGACTGATAAAATTAGATTGCATGAAGTTTTATAGTATTTTTATGAGCGTGTTATATAAAATCAATGGGTTTAGATTTCTACAGTTGTAGTTTCTCGTTTCCAAACTTGTTTCACGTGGGAGCAATGTGGTATTTCTTCCCCACTGATCATCAGTTTCTAGCTCAGTATTTCTATCTTGGGAGATATATACGGAACATTTAAGGAAAATTGCAGGACTGCAGTAATGTGAGAGTAACACATTCACTCAAGTAAAAGTCATGAGTATATGAAATATGCCATAGCAAACTGATCAAATCAGACTTGCAGAATACATTTACAATAGTGTCTGGAAGCATTATCTTAGAAGTTATGTAAATATAGCTTCTTTTGAAATGTGTTAATGTGAATTAAGATTTGAATTGCTGCTAATGCAACACCTCCCTAGACAATGGTAGAACACAGTAAGAAGTTCATAAGGTACTCTATTGCTGTCTTCTgtacagctgttttttttccacattgcaGCTGATAAAGTACAAGCTAGTTAATGAGTTAGTAGGAATGATGTTGGCAGCAACTAAGACTGCAGTAGccttttttaatcaaaatcttTTTCAGTAATGAATACCATTGTGCTCTTTCTTTGAATTTACAAgaccaaaatattttaacttgcTGGGTAAAACTGTTTTGGCTTGGCTGGTTTGGACcataactttgttttatttttcagtttgctctTTGTGGAAAACGATGAGCTTTAGTTGTGTGAATttcttgttgtcttttttttgttttttttcttagtaaatACTTCTGAAAGTTCCATAGTTTGGTAAGACAGGATAGAGTAatcaaagtatttcagaagagtACTCAGTCTATTTTGCCTGCATTTATGCTTTTTATGCAAATAGCATAACACTGACTTGAAAATGACAAGGATGGCAGGTATCCTGGATGCTTTGTTTAACTCCATCTCTTGAATTTCTAATACATCTGTTGTTGTcatcacagaacagcttctgcAGATCACAGCTTTCATTTGTTAATGCAACTttatactgaagaaaacagtaactAAATTATCATGTTACTTTATTTGCAACTTGCATTACCTAAAGATAAGCTCATTGTAATGACTGTTCTCAATTCTGTTCAAGTTTATAGCTTTTGTGGGCCAGTTATTACATGATCTCTTAAGTATAGCATTTGAATATTACTCTGTCTATTTAATCGCGACTACTATTTCAGGTAACTTTTCGCTCTTTATATTACAGATTTAGATGAATGTGCCTCTTCTCCTTGCAAAGATGAGCAGTATTGTTTGAACACAGATGGATCTTTCTCATGCAAAGGTTTCATTTTGATCTGCTTGTATAGTAAACTGTCCAGAATCTTAATGGTATGCTAGAGAAGGCATTTAGTACCATGTGGTCTGATTCTGTCTGGGCTTAGGGAGGATGAGACTTTAGACCTTTCATGTGAGTAAGGTGAGATGTTTCTGGCTCTTTCTTGTCTGGGTAATCTGACTGATTTTGAGAGTGTTATTTTAAGACTGAGATAGttgaatttttatatttaatgatTTTATCTTAAGTGTGGGTAAACTGGCTGACTTTAAGGAGGggttattttaaaactgaagtataataacataatttttatgcttgaaatattttctttagcatGTGATGCTAGCTGTGTAGGTTGCACAGGAGAAGGTTCTGACAAGTGTAAGACCTGCGCATCTGGATACATGAAGGAAGATGAGAAGTGTGCAGGTTGGTGGATTTAACAGGATATGGCTAGATGCCAGTCAGCTCACTATTAAGTCACACTGAGGAGCTGTTAAAGCACTTTCACTTCAGTCTGATTCAGGTTTCAGACCTATCAGAATAATTCTAGTTGTTGTGATATTAGCAGAAAAGATTctataatgtttattttttattttgttaagctAATATGCACAATAAAGTTTAAAGCTGAAACTTTCcaacaaaaagataaaattctTTTGTAGCCGATTCcagaaacaaatgcacaaaTACTGTCAGTTACATATCACTTCACTAGAAGTGTGTTTGTagtcatttattttacagaaaagagTATGCAGTACAGTCTGTCTTTTGGATCCATTAATGTCCAAATTCCAATGATAATAATTTGCAGTGAATTGTAACACATGAATTAAGAGCGCAATCAGAGCTTCTCAGTGTGGGAGAGAATAGAGTACACAATCTGAAATAGCTTTTAACTGTGACAGTGAAGTGTTTACAAGATCTCTTCCCTTTTGTTGCACCTTGGTGGCATGGAGACAAAGTGACAATGGGAGATCTGCAGTAGGTTAAGATGAATGCTGTAGTTTAATTGATTTCCTGATGTAGGACCTGCAAAACATAAAATGCTTCTGTCTGAATAAGTTTGAAACAGTCTGAAATATGGCAAATTGTAACAGCTTATTTTAGTAGGAGTCAAATCTGTTGCAGcagcattctgcttttcagtgtcTTTAGTAAGCAATTAACTGATATGTTGTAAGTGGCCTGAGATGGAATTTTGTTTGAGCATAACTGATTTATataacaaaaccacagcaatgGACTTGTtaattgcttttcctctctctatCCTGTCTCTAGATATAGATGAGTGTAACCTTTCAGAAAAGGTATGCACGAAGGAGAATGAAGACTGTGTTAATACTCCAGGTAGTTATAAGTGTGTATGTTCAGAAGGGTTTGAAGATAAAGATGGAACATGTGTTCAAACTGTAAAAACAGGCAAGTGACTTTCTAATGacagatttttaaatatatacatatatggaGGTGTGTTTCTGACTAATGATCTTGCCACTTGTAAATTATTCTGTATAACTTACTATCTTTCTAAAGCTCTAATCTGTCTCAGGTTATTGCAGTTGGCCTTGTATTCTGGCATACATGTTTTCTTGCTCAAAAATGGGTGCTTTTTAAACGTCATATTCCCATGTtgtattttgtgtttaaatCAAGGTTGTGTTTGTAAGTCACTAGGTTTCATTAATGTGAACTAATAGATCACTGCTACCACAAAAGCAAGGTTGTCTTCCTcgttacttttttcttcattattaatTATGACTTAGAGGCTTATCTGATAGTACACAGAACTCAGGAGAATCAGAACTGGTGAATCTTGCATTAATGAAGTTGTGAAGATCTGTGCAGTACTATGCAGTATTGCTCATTAAGGTCTTTCAGTTAACTACACTCGGTACTTACTGTTCTTATTAATcctttttcaaaaacaaatgaaaaaacccacaaatgcATGGTTACATCTCCTGAATATTTGCACGCATGAAAGCTGCATAACTATGATTTTAATGTGGCCTGATATTTTatgaaagtaaaagcaaaatgaacagTTTACAGTGTGACCTAACGTTTTCTTGTAGTGATGCTGTTAACAACATGAtaaagctgctctgctttttaaGGGCTGTTTTAACATCTGAACCAGGCGGGCTGCAATATAGAACATGATTCTGAGTAATTGTTGCTTTTTATGTTGAAATATCTGAATGTCTTATGGGAGGTCCTGTGGAAAGGAGAAAGTTCCGTGTGaatagctgaaaacaaaagtttgAATAGGAAATAGCTGTACTGCTTTTATCTTTCACTACCACTGTGAAACCAGTATGCTTGaatcttttgtttgcttctggtATAAATTTCATTAGTTTGGGCTTGCTGGTGCAAATAACCCTTTTATATGACTTTATGTCTTGTTTGGTCTTGTAGAATATATTGATTTGGGGTTTCCCTTTTAAAAATTCCTCATTTAAAAAGCTGTGACATAGTTAATAATACATACTCATTTTTGTGTTCTAATGATACTTAATTTCACAGGAGAGGAAATGGAGACTGAAGCAACTGATCCTTCACATACGGGACATGACGACTTATGATCTGCATTCAGAACCAAAAGACATTCCTATTCTCAGTTCTAAATTATTGGACTAAGCCTGTGCTAGCTGACATACTGTGGGAATGGTATTAAACATGCAGGCTACCAttaaggtgttttttgtttttttttttttaaggtgatAAACTGCTCTCTaagctgcatttctttattcttaaaTGCCACTTTTTATATAGTTCTCTAAGAACAACTGTCTAGATGGGTAAGTATAACATTTGAATTAACATAAATTGCACCCAACAGTAGTAATCAAATTGAAGGTTTCTCATTCTAGTGCCTACTGGTAATTAACGTCTTCTTTTGGAAGGACTTTAGTTGCACTTCataattcaagaaaaaaaatctgaactgAATCATCTTTTTGGAcatgagaaatatttctgtaactgaaatacagcatttatAAATTGTGAAAGAGAAGATCTCTTTGAGGGGAGGAAAAACACTGTTCCCTTAACTTAGAATGCTTACTACTGCATTCaataaaagtttattttgttGGAATGTGCCTTAaaattttttaaatgtcactACTTTGCTGTGTGGTCACGTCTGCTTTTCGTTTGGACAGTGGAAGAggttaagaaaaatacagaactgtataagctctgtatttctgttcagCGCTGGACGCCTTTTGTAAGTTGTGCCAGAGTGTAGATTTTTGGGGGGAAATGTAATTCTTAGAGGAAAGTAATGTCAGACAGCTTTCCAAAGGCAGGTgggcatttctttcttccagataCTCTCATTAAGTGTATAAAATTATAAAGAGATGAGAAGTAAGCTTGGCTAATACTGGCACTCCATATCTCAGAGCTGTTATATGAGTGATCTCTGGAAGTGATGAAATCTTAGTTTCCACTACCACCTACTGCTGCAGGtaatattttcttgtctttttcagaGCAAGCATATTAcaaacaatttattttgttgtctCTTTTGCCATTTTGGAAATAAAGCTAATAAGTATAGCATAAAATACATTCCCACATTGTCCCTAGGCAAGTATTAGAGCTAAAATTATTGCACTGTTCTGCAGGACCATCAAAGCTGTAAATAAAGCAAGGACCAGACTGCTGCAGCATTTAATGTTTGGATAGAAGTGAGTAAAGTCTGGAAGTGGTAGATACTGGGAGCAGGAAGAGGTAGTATAGAATACTGATAAAAAGAACATAGTATAAGCTTGACAGTGAAGGAGTTATTGTCCAGAAACCATCAACAGAACCCTCAGGTAAATGGAAGTACAAAGGTCCTACCATACAATGAGACCTGGAAAGGCTGGAGGTTTGGAcagggaggaacctgatgaggtttaacaagattaagtgtagagtcttgcacgtggggaggaataactgcatacATCAGGACTGGTTAGGGAATGACCTATTGGAGAAGAGCTCTGAagagaaggacctgagggtcctggtggacaacaagTTGTCCTtaaaccagcagtgtgcccttatGGCCGTGTTTACTGAGCTACATATTTCATAGACATATTACAGTAAGTATGCTGCTGCCTCATACCATTCTCACAGCTGAGTTTCTAGAGTCagtcttgttttgttctgtatcCTTGCTTCACTGCTTCAGACC
The sequence above is a segment of the Excalfactoria chinensis isolate bCotChi1 chromosome 1, bCotChi1.hap2, whole genome shotgun sequence genome. Coding sequences within it:
- the CRELD2 gene encoding protein disulfide isomerase CRELD2 isoform X1, translated to MGLAGRCRSGCYGARGGARRCCGAALRRAGSAAGPPRALSFRAALAMGPGLAPRSPLPALYAALLLLLLLPPPPAMGAGERRRLACSTCRGIVDRFNQGLADTAKKNFGGGNTAWEEKTLSKYESSEIRLVEITENLCDSSNFECNNMVEEHEEHIEKWWFKLKKKYPDLFKWFCIETLEVCCPPGTYGPDCLACRGGSERPCHGNGRCDGDGTRGGDGTCSCNREYTGEFCMDCSNGYYSSLRNDTHSVCTACHTACKTCTGSSNKDCQDCKEGWIKNEEAACVDLDECASSPCKDEQYCLNTDGSFSCKACDASCVGCTGEGSDKCKTCASGYMKEDEKCADIDECNLSEKVCTKENEDCVNTPGSYKCVCSEGFEDKDGTCVQTVKTGEEMETEATDPSHTGHDDL